One Spinacia oleracea cultivar Varoflay chromosome 4, BTI_SOV_V1, whole genome shotgun sequence DNA segment encodes these proteins:
- the LOC110795606 gene encoding uncharacterized protein, with protein MRVKRILIDTGSSSDIMSMECLSRLAHDLKTIESIHYPIIGFGGSIIHPVGVINLSVRIGGRKDGRKMVVDFLIVKDLTAYNVILGRPTLNKIKAIVVTHLMLLKYVCDDGAIGTIHGDQQQARDCYLTTLNPSTWKKDPAGTRGKRKYEEEPPTPSESIPVKIEKSG; from the coding sequence ATGAGGGTAAAGCGCATCTTGATAGATACAGGAAGTTCATCTGATATAATGAGCATGGAGTGCCTAAGCCGCCTAGCTCACGACCTTAAAACCATAGAGAGCATCCACTACCCTATCATTGGCTTTGGAGGAAGCATCATACATCCAGTAGGCGTCATCAACTTATCGGTTCGGATTGGAGGGCGGAAAGATGGACGAAAGATGGTGGTGGACTTCCTAATCGTCAAAGATTTAACGGCGTACAATGTCATTTTGGGACGTCCCACCTTGAACAAGATTAAGGCAatagtcgtcacccatctcatgCTCCTGAAGTATGTGTGTGACGATGGGGCAATAGGGACTATACACGGAGATCAACAACAAGCAAGAGACTGCTACCTCACAACACTTAACCCATCAACATGGAAGAAAGACCCTGCCGGGACCAGAGGCAAAAGGAAATATGAAGAGGAACCACCAACTCCTAGCGAGAGTATCCCAGTTAAAATAGAGAAAAGTGGCTGA